A region of Aquila chrysaetos chrysaetos chromosome 13, bAquChr1.4, whole genome shotgun sequence DNA encodes the following proteins:
- the LRRC73 gene encoding leucine-rich repeat-containing protein 73 isoform X2 → MLPGSIQISGETLSGAEIRDICESLRENSVRLLSLRGCQLSERDFGHVCRGAAESRSLAQLNLNLGIVSNINRVKQLAEALKTNRSVQSLFLHGSPLTDAGLALLNPALSIHPSLVALDLGDCMLGDEGINLICGLLPPDGAKSGDQVAGMLAVAVASSRTLEVLDLEGTGLTNQSAQTLLDMVENYPTALRTLILAENNISPELQQQISDLLSEGEEEEETEAREVTAREKNPWICQNNSSSQMVLMTSGLSDSLLAETEM, encoded by the exons ATGCTGCCGGGGTCCATCCAGATCTCCGGGGAGACGCTGTCGGGGGCGGAGATCCGGGACATCTGCGAGAGCCTGCGGGAGAACTCGGTGCGGCTGCTGTCGCTGCGGGGCTGCCAGCTCTCCGAGCGGGACTTCGGGCATGTCTGCCGCGGGGCGGCCGAGTCCCGCTCCCTGGCCCAGCTCAACCTCAACCTGGGCATCGTGTCCAACATCAACCGCGTCAAGCAGCTGGCCGAGGCCCTGAAGACAAACCGCTCCGTCCAGTCCCTCTT CCTCCATGGGAGTCCCCTGACAGATGCAGGCTTGGCCCTCCTCAACCCTGCTCTCTCCATCCACCCCTCGCTGGTGGCTCTGGATCTAGGAGACTGCATGCTGGGTGATGAAGGCATCAACCTTATCTGTGGGCTCCTGCCACCTGATGGGGCCAAGTCCG GTGACCAGGTAGCAGGGATGCTTGCTGTCGCTGTGGCCTCCAGTCGAACCCTCGAAGTTCTGGACTTGGAGGGAACAGGACTTACCAACCAGTCAGCCCAG ACCTTGCTGGACATGGTAGAGAATTACCCCACAGCCCTACGGACACTCATCCTGGCAGAGAACAACATTAgtcctgagctgcagcagcagatctcTGACCTGCTCTCAgagggtgaggaagaggaggagacgGAGGCTCGTGAAGTCACAGCCAGGGAGAAGAACCCCTGGATCTGCCAGAACA
- the LRRC73 gene encoding leucine-rich repeat-containing protein 73 isoform X1: protein MLPGSIQISGETLSGAEIRDICESLRENSVRLLSLRGCQLSERDFGHVCRGAAESRSLAQLNLNLGIVSNINRVKQLAEALKTNRSVQSLFLHGSPLTDAGLALLNPALSIHPSLVALDLGDCMLGDEGINLICGLLPPDGAKSGLKELTLSANPGVTSKGWGRLAIAVAHSSQLRVLNLDYNPLGDQVAGMLAVAVASSRTLEVLDLEGTGLTNQSAQTLLDMVENYPTALRTLILAENNISPELQQQISDLLSEGEEEEETEAREVTAREKNPWICQNNSSSQMVLMTSGLSDSLLAETEM, encoded by the exons ATGCTGCCGGGGTCCATCCAGATCTCCGGGGAGACGCTGTCGGGGGCGGAGATCCGGGACATCTGCGAGAGCCTGCGGGAGAACTCGGTGCGGCTGCTGTCGCTGCGGGGCTGCCAGCTCTCCGAGCGGGACTTCGGGCATGTCTGCCGCGGGGCGGCCGAGTCCCGCTCCCTGGCCCAGCTCAACCTCAACCTGGGCATCGTGTCCAACATCAACCGCGTCAAGCAGCTGGCCGAGGCCCTGAAGACAAACCGCTCCGTCCAGTCCCTCTT CCTCCATGGGAGTCCCCTGACAGATGCAGGCTTGGCCCTCCTCAACCCTGCTCTCTCCATCCACCCCTCGCTGGTGGCTCTGGATCTAGGAGACTGCATGCTGGGTGATGAAGGCATCAACCTTATCTGTGGGCTCCTGCCACCTGATGGGGCCAAGTCCG gcctCAAAGAGCTAACGCTGAGCGCCAACCCAGGTGTCACAAGCAAAGGCTGGGGACGCCTGGCCATTGCAGTGGCTCACAGCTCACAGCTCCGCGTGCTGAACCTGGACTACAACCCCCTAG GTGACCAGGTAGCAGGGATGCTTGCTGTCGCTGTGGCCTCCAGTCGAACCCTCGAAGTTCTGGACTTGGAGGGAACAGGACTTACCAACCAGTCAGCCCAG ACCTTGCTGGACATGGTAGAGAATTACCCCACAGCCCTACGGACACTCATCCTGGCAGAGAACAACATTAgtcctgagctgcagcagcagatctcTGACCTGCTCTCAgagggtgaggaagaggaggagacgGAGGCTCGTGAAGTCACAGCCAGGGAGAAGAACCCCTGGATCTGCCAGAACA